The nucleotide window TCACTAATCTATTTTCTGAGTCTTTCACTATAACTCCAAATTTTCTAGGATCTTCAGACTCTCTAGCTAGAATTGCCTCCCCCTCAGTATTTACTATTTTATCCAATGCATCTTCTTCAAAAAGAAGGTCTCCGTAAATTACTAAAAATTCTTCATCTCCCTCAAGATATTTCTCGGCTGCTCGTAAAGCTGCAGCGGTACCTTTTCCTTCAGTCTGTTCAACTAGACTAACTCCTTCAATAGTTTTGAAATAATCCTTATGGTTAGAGTTTATTACAATTATAATCTTATTTATATATTTCTTTAATATCCGAATATGCCTTAAAATTAAGGGAGTTTCAAGAACAGGAACAAAAGGTTTAGGTCTTGTATGGGTTATTGGTTCTAATCTCTCTCCTTTACCCGCTGCTAACACTACTGCTTTCAACTTGTTTACCTAAATTTTCTGGTACTTTAAGCACTTTAGTTTTTTCTATCTCAGCCTTCCTTAGTGGATATATCTTCTTTGCTGCTTCAAATATTTCGTTAGCTAATCTCCCAAATACTACCTCTTGCGTAAAATCATCGAAAGAAAGTTCACTGGCTTTTTTAGATACGGTCTCATTAATTATTTTTCTAATCGCTGTTTTTTGGGATTGATGGCATTTATACGTAGTCAGAACTAATCCCTTAACCCTTACCACATAACCATCCTTAGTAGTAACATCGAATATACTATTTATTTTAGAACTTTTTCTCCTAATTAAAGATCTTAAGTAATCCCTTGAGAGTTCATGCCCTACAAATCTTGTAATTAATCTATCCCCTTCATTACCTATAATTTTAAAATATAAGTGGACATAAACTTGGCTGAAATCACCAGTGAGATCGTATAGAGTCGTCTCAACTCTTCTTCCTATAGTTTGAGTTATGTCGTAGGCTGGGGTAGAGCCTAGCGAAACCTCTCCAAAGGCTTTAGGCGTTATTACGCTGTACCATTTCTTCATTTTCCACTTATCCTTAATTGCTCCTCCTTTAGCTGACATTATTCATCTCCTTTTCATTGTGGATTATTCTGGTATAAAGTTTTCTCAAAAAGTGCACGATGACCCTAGCCTCTTCCTCGTCCTTTACTCCCTTTATTATTGCGCGCTTTAGTGCTATATACATCTTATAATCATCATCAGACCTTTTAAGCAATTTATAAAGGATTTCAGTATATTTATCTATTAATTTTATGGATTGATCTGAAATTGTAGAAGTCTGAGGATTGGTCAATAATTCTCTATTTTTCCAAATTTCATATAATACTATGCCGACAGCATGTGAAAGATTAAGAACCGGATAACTAGGATTAGCTGGAATATAAAGAAGAAAATCGCATTTGAATATTTCTTCCCTAGTTAAACCAACGCTCTCTCTACCGAAAATTAATGCGATCTTCTTACCTTGAATTAAAGGCAATATTTCCCAAGGTCTTATGGACTTCCTTAAAATATCTCCATTATTATCTGCTATACTAGAAGTAGCTATCTTAATATCAACATCATTTATAGCTTTATCAAAAGTATTCACAATTTTAGCTTTCTCTAAGATCTCTCTCCCGCCAGCGGAAAACCTAAAAGCTTCGGAAATGTTAGCCCTTGGATTAACTATATAAAGTTCATCAACCAAAAAATTTTTACATAATCTAGCAACAAAACCAATATTGTATTCACCCTCAGGCTCCACTAATACTACCCTTATCATACTCCTTCACCAACTCTAATCCTATAAGTCTCTCATAACCGATAACCTTCTCGTACTTCTGTGAAATTTTGAATCTCCACTTATTAATAGCATATACTATCTTCTCTTCATCACTTAAAGAAGAATACAGAGTATAAATTCTATTAGCTTTTACAGTTTTCAAAAAATCAATAAGAACTTTACTTCCATCATTTCCACCAGACCAGCTATACTCTATCCACTCATTATATTCCTCCACTGGTAAATAGGGAGGATTAAAAATAGCTACATCGAAATCATATTTTCTGAGACAAGACAACAAATCGCAATTAAGAACACCGTAATAGTTTGGAGTATTATATAAATTATTAACTTTTAAGGAGCATAATGTAGATAATGTTGCATATGGATTTATATCAACAAACACTACCTTTCCTCCCATCATTAGAGACCATATTCCTAAAATCCCAGAACCAGATCCCATATCTAAGACCTTATCTCCTTTACCTACTCTGAGTAAGCTAAGGAGAATATCAGTATCGTCAGAAGGTTCGTATGTCTGATCATTTAAACATAATCTTATCCCACGGAATTCAATAATTCTAACACTTGCCAAGGTTTAAATTCCCTCACCTTTAAGTCGTTATTAGAACTAAAACCACACAACTTGGAGGCCTTTCTTAGGGTTTTATTCCTATATCTACTAATACACGAAAGTATGCTATCAACCTCCTTATCATATTCTCTTATCCTATTAAAAATTGTAATAATCGAATAGACTTTCGGACGAGGACTGAAACAACTTGGCGGAATTATGTCTTTGATTTGTATATTATAAATGTAGTTAAGCAAAAAAGAAATATAGGTAGAATCGTTAAAAATCTTATCTACAAAATCTTTTTGCAAAATTAATGTAAGTTTACGTATATTATTAAGTTTAATCACTTCTTTGAAAAAATCTGAAGTTATCTGATAAGGTAGAGAAGAAACTAATTGTCCCCTTAATACTGGTAAATATCTTGCATCAGCTATTACAAGATTGAAGTTTTTCAAATACTCTATCATTTTATCATCCAATTCGATACAAATATCCGGTTCTAAAAACCTTGTAATATTTCCCTTTCCACAGCCAATCTCTAAAATGGGCCTAATCCCATTATCCACATATGAAATAAACTTCCGTATAAAATTCTCATCAATAAGAAAAACTTGTGAAAGCCTTACTTTAGCTTTTCAATATAGCCCACATAAATGAATTGCTGCTCCAATCTTTTATTTTCATCTGGTATAAGAGGGTATACAAACAGATAGTATTTCTCTCCACCTTGCATCTCCTTTATTATCCTCTCTACTAGTATTGAAGCTACATCCTTAACACCTATTCGGGATTCTATATCTTTAAAACTCTCAAAGGGTTTTTTCTTTCTCTCCTCCAAAATTATCCTTAAAGTCTTTTTACCAATATTTGGCAGTAACTCTAATGCATGAAGCCTTAACGTTAATGGCTCAGCTTTATTAAAAATCTCTACGAAAACTTTTTCTTTCTCGAAAACAATTTTATATAAAATCTTAGGTAAATTATCCCTAGATACTGATGTAAGGTCTTCGTAAGAAATATGAGCGTCTACTTTAACGCTGGAATTTGAGTCTAACTCTATCTTATCCTCCGGAAGGAAATCTAAATTATAAGATAAGGGAGTTAGTTCAAGCAACAAGAAATAATCTTCACCTACGGCTTGAATGAGAGGCTTATCCCTATGAAACTTATGCTTATCTAATGGATTACCCTCTCTCATATAATCTAAAACATAAACTACTCGCTCTCTTACTATCCTTTTTCTTTGCAATTCTACTTCCCTAAGTAGTAATAGATTCTAAAAGTAAAAACTCAACTCTTGATGTATTTCCTAATTATATCAATTATTTTTTGTATATCCTCAGAAGTATATGTCTTATTAGTATCCATTACTAAAATACTCCTTACCTCATCAGATGTAGTAGGACAGATACTAGCTAGAATAGCTCTAACATCTTCTCTACTTACGATATTACTTAATTCTTCAATAACCTTCTGAGCAGACTCCGCATCACATTTCTCCACACTATTTAAATAATCATAAGTCCTTTGCAATAAATTAGACGAACCTCCAGATCTAATTACATCAGTTAGTAATTTTTTCGCTACTGAATAAGGAATATAATGCTCCTCAACTATATATACAGATGACAAATACTAATCACCCACTTGAATTAAAAGGAACTAAATGTTCCGGCCTAACAATTATCACCTTTTCCTTATCACCCAATGTAACCGAAACTAAATATGCTCTACCTCTTTTTCCAATAATCTTCCCTACTTTACCTTGATAACGCCTATGAGGCATACCTTGATGTACTGATGGATTTATCTTTACCACTACATTATCACCTTCCTTATATTCAACCATTAGCTTGCTTAGAGATGGAACTGCACCCCTTTCTCTAGGACTCTTTCTTAGTAGACTCCTTGACCTAGTCCGATAACCCTTCGAATGTTTAACCATAATATTCCCTCATACTCATTATATACCACATAATTAAGATTTTTGTTGGAAAAACATATAAGGTAAAACTGAACTCAGTATAATAGATTGCGGGGGTGCCCGAGCCTGGTCAAAGGGGGCGGACTTAAGACCCCCAAGTAAGAGATCCGCTGGCGAAGGCCTGCACGGGTTCAAATCCCGTCCCCCGCATGATAGTTCTATTCGTTCAATTTTTGGAAAAAGAGTAAATTAATACTACAAAAATTAACACGAAATCCCATGATTTGACAAGTAATTCGTGACCTCTTGTAGTAAATAATCCTTTAACTCGTTGGGACTCCAATCTGGATTTGCAAGTGGTAAAACGTCATTCAGATAATCCCTTACCATTTGCTCATACATTGTCTTCTGATTCCTAGTTAAACCGGGATAAGCTTCAATGCAGTCATTTATTGTAGATAAAACCTTATTATACACGTTTTGTAATTCCCTAGCCCTCTCCTCAGCTTGCCTATAACCCTCTTCATAAGACACTTCAGACTAATCAATGGCAAGTACAGCTAACTCAGCAATGGCTAATGGAAAAACTGCAGAAATCCCAGCAATAGCCTTTTTCTCCTTATTAAGGGCATCTATTATCACGCCAAATCCCTTGCTTATGTTCAGCTCCTTAGTGTAATTTGCGATACCAGCTGTAGTTAAATCAGTGGGAGGCTTAATAACGTCCAAAAAGACGAATTCTACTGGATATTGCAAATTATTACCAAGTGGCACATTAATAGCTCTTGTCGAGAAGGATTTGATTAGTCCCACTAATCCAAATTCTGAACAATAGGTCGCACAGAATTGTCTACTGAACAATGGAGCACCGATATCAATATCATTAAACTTGAAATCGAGAGTAAACGGTTGAAATACAGTTCCTACTACAATTCTTGTACAATACTCACTAGGCATGATTTAATTACAATTATTTAGGACCACATCAATTGGACCATTAACCGTAACTGCAAGATAATTTGATAAACCTAACCCACTAGCTACTTGCTTAAATGAGGCCAAAGCCAGATAGATGAAAGGATATTGATCAGAAATAGTACGAAGTTCATCAGAACTCTTTGCTCCTAACGAACTCCCTATGAGCGTTTTTGAAACATAATAACTACCACTACTACCGGGATAGACTAAATCATCTATACTTCTTGGAGAAGAAAGCGTTATTTCTGATGCTAAACTTGCAATTGCAACCACTAAAGCAACACCTACTGTAGTTATGTAATCCCAAATTGCACCAAGTAGACCTTGGCAAGATTTAAACCTAGCTGGATTGTACCATTCGATCTGTGCTGATACCCTTTTTAACGGTATAATTCCAATTTCTCCATTACTTATAAAAATATCCCTAGCCTTAGCAGGCAATTTTACTAAACCCCTAAACGCCGCACCACCTTGATATACTGCAATATTACTACCACCTATCCACACTGGTGATATTCCTCCAATGTAATAATATTCTCCAGTATCCTCAGTCCTAATCACAATGCCTTGTCTAAAAATCTTAGTTTTCAATTCATAAGCACTTGAACTGTTTGACACGGCAACAGCTAATATTCTTTCAGCAACAGCTATGGCAGGGTAAATCTCATACATCTTTTTGTTACCCTCTCTTTTATATTTATAATACTCTTTCAGTGAAATCATCTCACACTGTTGCTGTGCTATGTCTAATGAAGCACCTATTGCTCCAATAATCCCGCCTATTGTACTTAAGATTGAACTTAGAGATATTCTGGCCGCAGTTCCTATAGCTATATGAAATTTAACTGGTCAATGTTTAAATATTTTCTCATAACAATAGACAGTTGATATATATACGCATTCATCCATGTAACCATTAAAATCATGTTTAAAAGAAAAATGTAATCCTTCTGCAGTTATAATGGTAATAATTTATTACCAAAAACTTCTACTTTATTTAAGTGCGGGGGTGCCCGAGCTAGGTCGAAGGGGGTAGGCTCAGGCCCTACTGGTGAAGGCCTTCGCGGGTTCAAATCCCGCCCCCCGCAGTGATAAAATTTGCATACTTGGATAAACAGATAAAAATCCTAAGCTTTTTATGTTCTTTCGATAAAAAACTTCCGATGAGCTACAAAATAAAAGACCTTTCTCTCGCAAGTGAGGGAAAAAAGCAAATAGAATGGGCAGAAAGACACATGCCAACATTGATGGAAATAAGGAAGAGATTTAAAGCTGAAAAACCACTAAAAGGTATTAACATATCAGCAGTGCTTCACGTTACCAAGGAAACAGCAGCACTAGTTAAAACACTTAAAATAGGTGGAGCTAACGTTGCTTTAGCTGGAAGTAATCCCCTTTCAACTCAAGATGATGTAGCAGCAGCCTTAGTAGAGGAAGGAATCTCAGTATTCGCATGGAAAGGAGAAAATGAGACAGAATATTATTCCAATATTGAAAGTATTGTAAAGATTCACGAGCCAAATATTGTAATGGATGATGGTGCTGATTTACACGCTTACATTCATGAAAAGGTAAGTTCTAAACTTGATATTTATGGCGGA belongs to Saccharolobus solfataricus and includes:
- a CDS encoding 30S ribosomal protein S3ae codes for the protein MSAKGGAIKDKWKMKKWYSVITPKAFGEVSLGSTPAYDITQTIGRRVETTLYDLTGDFSQVYVHLYFKIIGNEGDRLITRFVGHELSRDYLRSLIRRKSSKINSIFDVTTKDGYVVRVKGLVLTTYKCHQSQKTAIRKIINETVSKKASELSFDDFTQEVVFGRLANEIFEAAKKIYPLRKAEIEKTKVLKVPENLGKQVESSSVSSG
- the trmJ gene encoding tRNA (cytidine-2'-O-)-methyltransferase TrmJ encodes the protein MIRVVLVEPEGEYNIGFVARLCKNFLVDELYIVNPRANISEAFRFSAGGREILEKAKIVNTFDKAINDVDIKIATSSIADNNGDILRKSIRPWEILPLIQGKKIALIFGRESVGLTREEIFKCDFLLYIPANPSYPVLNLSHAVGIVLYEIWKNRELLTNPQTSTISDQSIKLIDKYTEILYKLLKRSDDDYKMYIALKRAIIKGVKDEEEARVIVHFLRKLYTRIIHNEKEMNNVS
- a CDS encoding HemK2/MTQ2 family protein methyltransferase codes for the protein MASVRIIEFRGIRLCLNDQTYEPSDDTDILLSLLRVGKGDKVLDMGSGSGILGIWSLMMGGKVVFVDINPYATLSTLCSLKVNNLYNTPNYYGVLNCDLLSCLRKYDFDVAIFNPPYLPVEEYNEWIEYSWSGGNDGSKVLIDFLKTVKANRIYTLYSSLSDEEKIVYAINKWRFKISQKYEKVIGYERLIGLELVKEYDKGSISGA
- a CDS encoding 16S ribosomal RNA methyltransferase A, whose translation is MSYVDNGIRPILEIGCGKGNITRFLEPDICIELDDKMIEYLKNFNLVIADARYLPVLRGQLVSSLPYQITSDFFKEVIKLNNIRKLTLILQKDFVDKIFNDSTYISFLLNYIYNIQIKDIIPPSCFSPRPKVYSIITIFNRIREYDKEVDSILSCISRYRNKTLRKASKLCGFSSNNDLKVREFKPWQVLELLNSVG
- a CDS encoding DUF655 domain-containing protein encodes the protein MQRKRIVRERVVYVLDYMREGNPLDKHKFHRDKPLIQAVGEDYFLLLELTPLSYNLDFLPEDKIELDSNSSVKVDAHISYEDLTSVSRDNLPKILYKIVFEKEKVFVEIFNKAEPLTLRLHALELLPNIGKKTLRIILEERKKKPFESFKDIESRIGVKDVASILVERIIKEMQGGEKYYLFVYPLIPDENKRLEQQFIYVGYIEKLK
- a CDS encoding DNA-directed RNA polymerase subunit F; amino-acid sequence: MSSVYIVEEHYIPYSVAKKLLTDVIRSGGSSNLLQRTYDYLNSVEKCDAESAQKVIEELSNIVSREDVRAILASICPTTSDEVRSILVMDTNKTYTSEDIQKIIDIIRKYIKS
- a CDS encoding 50S ribosomal protein L21e — translated: MVKHSKGYRTRSRSLLRKSPRERGAVPSLSKLMVEYKEGDNVVVKINPSVHQGMPHRRYQGKVGKIIGKRGRAYLVSVTLGDKEKVIIVRPEHLVPFNSSG